The Scomber japonicus isolate fScoJap1 chromosome 21, fScoJap1.pri, whole genome shotgun sequence region GTGAAATGCATGTGTGTAGCTCTGTGGTGGAGGATTGTGAGGAAGCTTTTGTGAAGAATCCAGATGGCCATCCCCTGGTACTCTACCTCAGGACTGAAGAAGATCACAATTTGACCGGACCTACCAGGCAGCTGCTGGAAAGGGTCAATGCTGCAGACAAGGCTGCTAAAGTCAAGGTGCAGTATGATAAATGAACAAGGCAAGACAGAATACATGGGAGGAGGAGTTATTTATACAAAATTTCCAAATATAGATAAAAGCTGATTTTACCATGTAAACAATGGGGGGGGGTGACAGTTTATGcacatgtatatatttaaacaatGGCCCATTTTTATTCTGAGTACTTTCATTATGCTTCATGCTTTGTTTCAGCAATGCTTTTTTTAACACTTCCACACAGTCATGCCAAGTTATGGCAAAACATCTGCTGTAGTCAAAAAGAGGATGTTGTGGTTTTAGAAACTGCAAAAAGTGAAAGTTCACCTCCTGTATAATTCTGGTTAATAGATATTACACTTGGCATGTGctgacaaacacaaagaaaagagaggtgTTCATACAGTTAGGTCACATTTGTCTGCATATGTTAGTGTTTATTCTTTGGTCTTTCATGTTGTCCTTGTAAAGCATCTTGAAATCTCTGTTTGATAAGTGTTtctgtatataaataaactttattatcattattatgttttGAACATTTATTCAGGTGGTAGATCACAGCGGTTCTGCAGAGGATGGAGCTTACCTGATTTATGCTCAACTCGAGAAAGTCATTAAACAGGTACAAGCTTTCCTATAGCTGCAACATCAGCTTTTTCATAAACTCTTTGACTTTTAAGTGTTATGTGTACAATCATTTATGCCCACACCACCATTTCCTGACAGCTTTCTTAAATTCTGTTTTCACCCTCTATTTGTAGGAGTTGCTGGGTCTTGAAGGAGCAGATGTTGACTCTAAGGACTCTGGGATAGAGGAGGGACGTGAGGAAGACTCAGGAGACGTGCTGTGGGACCTGCATGATGAACAGGAACAGATTGAGTCCTATCAGCAGGCTTGTAGCAGCACCAACTCACAGTTAGGTTTCCAGAAGGTAGGGCAGATCTAATCATTTCAAGTCAAACAATCTTAGCTTgttgatttctctctctttgagTCATTTTGGtaactgattttcttttcagtATATAGATCGTCTGAATGACATGATAGCTGctccccctcccacccctcctctGCTAGTATCCGGTGGTCCAGGCTCAGGAAAATCTCTCTTGCTGTCTAAATGGTGAGAACTGTTCAGTTTAGTGCTGTGTGTCACCTCACTTTACTTTCACCCCCTGTACATATTGTGTTGTGTATCATGTTGGACAGACACACCTTGTAGGGGTTGTCTATTTTGTTGACTGTTATTTAATCCTCTGCAGGAttgagctgcagcagaagcagTCCCCCAACACCTTGTTCCTTTATCATTTTGTTGGTCGCCCTCTTTCTACAAGCTCAGAGCCAGTTCTCATCATCAAACGCCTCACAGTGAAAGTAAGGGATCTCTCTCATAGGCTTACTTTCAGTATTTGTCAGACAGGGATGtcacattttgttatttaataACAGGCGAATATGTTGTCTAACTAATGTTGTCACATAGCTGCTGCAGCACTTCTGGTCCATTTCTGGTTTGTCCATGGAGCCTAGTAAGATCTTGGAGGAGTTTCCCCGCTGGCTTGAAAGGCTATCAGCCCGCCATCAAggaaacattattattatcatcgaCTCCATTGACCAAATACAggtaccccccacccccaccccccatgcTTTAACCCAGTTTAGACACACACTAGTCATGTTTCATCTCAGTCAACTTTCAGAATAATTTTCTGTACTCTTCAAAACAACTTTCAGATCTCCTCCAACTTTTACATATTGCTCCCTTTTTTCCAGCAAGCAGAAAGACACATGAAGTGGCTGATTGACCCTCTCCCTGTCAATGTTAGAGTGGTGGTGTCTGTCAATGTGGAGACATGTCCTCAAGCCTGGAGGTAGAGGAAAACCACACtcaaattatgtattttctgctacagccTTATTTTATGTATTAGTAGTGCAGTGGTATGCATCTCAAAATACCGTCCTGTAGTATTACCATTTATGTTGTGGAAAGAGAGCCTTTCTTGCACACTCCCAAGTGAACATTATACAAAGATAGGCAGAGCTACAAAAGTCAAAACACATACCAATgtctcctgttattttccacaaGCCTAGCTTGCTCGTCACCTCATTCTCCCTTATCATACTCCCAAAACAGTCCATGATCTCCTACATTCTCACAACAAATATCCTGCTCTTTAGCTGAATCTCTGCACATACACTCTGCCTAACCCTTTCACAGAAAATTACCTTTGCAACTTGACCTCTGCCATAccatatatatacaaaaatatctgtctatctcaCCAGATTGTGGCCCACACTCCACTTAGACCCATTGAGTCCCAGAGAAGTGAGGAGTGTTGTTAATGCAGAGTGCCAGACAATGGACCTCAAACTTGCCAAGGATCAGGTCAGCTATCTTCCaccatcctcttttttttaataacttaaATATTTGGTTTTGTGGAACTGGAAACACATTAGAAATTGTTAATAGGTATGTTTTTTTCAGAATTCCCCTTAtgattgttgtatttttgttccAGGAGAAGAAGCTGGAAAGGCACTGCCGCTCTGCATCGACCTGTAATGCATTGTATGTCACACTACTGGCAAGGATGATCACCAGGTTAGCTAACACTGTCTTTGCAGTTCAGAAGTGTTGGTCGTCACATACAAATTCTCTTTTCGTCACCTTCCAGCATTGATTCAACAGTTTGACTTATTGAAATGTGATTACAGGTCTGTCAGCTGTTTTAATTGTTAATTTTAAGCAACAGCAGTAtttgaaaatataattatttgtgtattttactgcttttttaGGGAAAAGACAGGGGACATACTATTTTCACTACAATGTTATGTATAATGGTAAGGTTTTCTGTGACCATGTATTTGAAATTTTTGTTGAACTGcgttttgttttgttactgCCCAGCAGTAGCTCGTGTTGGTCACTGGAGAAGAGCCTTGAGCAGTGCCTACAGTGTCAGGACACCATGTCACTCTACCGCCTGGCACTTAAGATGACACTGAACTCTCTCAACAATGACAGGGAGCGACACATCATGAGAGAGGTGACCtatactgagaaaaaaataaccGTATCCTCTTTGCATTCAaacagaggcggtcctggctagttttgcgccctgggcggaccgactattgacgcccctccccacaaatccttcatcacacaaaaaataacataaataaatgaaatatagtatgtaaacaccaaagtaaattacacacatccgtcatcatacaaatgaataaaataaaataaataaatgaaaatactaataattaacgtaatctgatagactttcaccctttttacaactggctttaaaatgttttctgggtgattagattgctatcagggagtgcttgaccacatgaaagtgcaggtgtaaagttatttatttattgcattttcacataacccaataacttacatgtagcgggtctgtattaattttataaatgtatcactatttatttggaagcagcagtttgtgttgtgtggcctgggatcataatcatcacaggtcagtctatcccccccccccccctttgcttTTCcgctgagagtgagactcactgACAACCTGCTCACCATAGAAATATATACGTACGTATGTCTAtgctgctcacagcctctgcagtcgcaagttgatcccccgcccccctccccccctttgcTTTTCcgctgagagtgagactcacaaCCACAACCTGCTCATAGCCTCTGCACTCGCAAGttgacaaccccccccccccccccttttgccttttcttctgacacacacaacctgtatacgtgactctcagcagccagttgacggactttttttttcctttttttttttttttttttgagggcgctcgtgcgccccccaagtagattgcgccctgggcggttgcccacattgcccatagcaaaaaccgccactgcaTTCAAACATAGAGTTTTCGTGTAGTGTGTAAACTGCCCATGTTTAAGCTTTTCTATCACACTGTGGTTTGCTGGTGTTATGACACATTTTTCCTCTGTTTAGTCAGTTACATCAGATTTTCTGCATTATGTAATTATGGTTGACACTCTTGGTCCTCCTTTTTGTGACTGAGAATGAGATTTTTTATGCATGTATAAGAGGAATATGTGCTTGTTTCTTTTATCCTTAGATACTGTGCCTTGTATGTGCCAGCCATAATGGAGTGAGTGAATCAGAGGTACAAGACCTTTTCCCAGAACTGGAATTGTCTGTTCTGTCCTCATTGCTCTACTGCCTGAACAGACTCTGCATTGTAACCCTCCGCTGTGGGCTATTCAGGTTTCATCACTTGCAGGTAACTGGGCTTATTGGCCAGTACAATAAAAGAGCATGAACTCATTTGATTATAGATAATACAGTTTTAACTGAagataaaatgcataaaaatatatccatggaacataaaatatacaaacagaTGAATTAGAAATTCTGTCTGTGATATTTATGTCtgactgcgtgtgtgtatctgtcagGCTTGGGAAGCTGTGAGGTTGGAGTTTCTGGGTGGAGGAAGCAACTCTGCTACTTACAGAGAGAAACTGATCCATTACTTCAGCCAGCAACTCAGGTGCTGCAGAGTGGTCATTTTTTCCTGATGCAACTCGATTCACATTCTTCTATTCATACAACTGATTGtaaatgtatctgtgtgtgtagccaTGATCGTGTGACGTGGCGTGTAGCAGATGAGCTGCCCTGGCTGCTCCAACAGCAGGAGGACCGGACTAAACTGCAACTCAGCCTCTTAAACCTGTTTGTCTCCCAAAATCTCTACAAGAGGTAAACAGATGATATTGTTAGTTAATGTTGATATTATTACAAAGTCTGCTACATTTGGTCAGGTATTGTCTTACAAATACTCCcatgattgatttttttatgtgttttgttttttaggggTCATTTCTCTGAGCTGCTAGCCTATTGGCAGTATGTGGGCAAAGACAAGAACTCCATGGCCACTGAGTACTTTGACTCCCTGAAACACTATGAGAAGAGCTGTGAGAGTGAAGACAGCATGACCAAGCTGGCAAACTTGTATGAGACTTTAGGACGTTTCCTGAAAGACTTAGGCCTTCCTAGTCAGGTACAGCGCATGACTATATTTAAAAGACTATTAGCCCTTAATGgattaaatgaattaatatttattattcatgCCTCATTTTATATAGcagtttgtttcttgttttaatttacatGCATAACCTACAAAAgtgtcagtttttattttctgctaGTAAAGTGCATATATTGACCACTTCATATATATTTgattctctctgtctgtctgtttgtttaggCAGTGGCCCCTTTACAAAGATCCCTTGAGATAAGGGAGACAGCTCTGGACCCGGACCATCCCAGTGTAGCTCGCTCTCTGCACCAGCTGGCAGGTGTTTATGTTCAATGGAAGAAGTACGGTAATGCTGAGCAGCTGTACAAGCAGGCTCTGGAGATAAGTGAGAACGCCTACGGTGCCGAGCACGCCAGCGTGGCACGAGAACTGGAGTCACTCGCCATGCTCTACCAGAAACAGAACAAGTAATGGTGTTGACTTGCATGATGTCATTGTTTATGTAGTATAATTTATTCAATGTTCCAGCCAAGCAATGTGTTTACAGCGAGTCATACCACCTGTGCTGATGATCGTATACCCTCATTAAAAGTTAAACAATGACTAAAACATTAAGTTAAATCGGATTCCATTTAAAATACACGTATTTAATGGCTTATGTCTGGTACTTTTACTGTCAGATATGAACAGGCAGAGAAACTCAGGAAGAGGTCTGTGAAGATACGCCAAAAAACTGCTCGCCAGAAAGGTCATATGGTGAGCATATTTCTCAGATACCCACACACTTAGTCATTCTTCCTTAATCTGTCATATTGAACATGCTTTTTGTCTATTTCCCTCCTCCAGTATGGTTTTACATTGTTGAGGCGCAGAGCCCTTCAACTGGAAGAGCTAACCTTGGGGAAAGACACTGCTGACAGTGCAAAGACACTCAATGAATTGGGTGTCCTGTACTATCTCCAAAACAACCTGGAGTAAGGCTACATTCACACATAATAGCTGGCATTCACACAAAGACATGTAACATTTTGAGGGGCTGTCACATGGCCTACATGATTGACAATTTGTCTACATGCTCATTTTCCACTTTGCAATAGCATGTCCACTTTTCCATAACCTCCCCCTTTTTGATCTCACCAGTGCAGCCAAGGTGTTCTTGACCCGCTCTCTAGAAATGCGACAGCGTGTCCTTGGTCCAGATCACCCAGACTGTGCTCAGTCCCTCAACAACTTAGCTGCACTGCACACGGAGAGAAGGGAGTATGAAACAGCTGAGGATATGTATGAGAGAGCGCTGGACATCCGCAAGAGGGCCTTGTCCCCTGACCACCCCTCCCTGgcatacacactcaaacaccTGGCCATGCTATACAAACGCAGAGTGAGACACATGTACC contains the following coding sequences:
- the nphp3 gene encoding nephrocystin-3 isoform X1 yields the protein MGTASSLVSPGEVIEDGYGGEGGEACEIPVEVKPKARLLRSSFRRGPRVIGASFKSTGSVDLEYAAEYERLRKEYEIFRVSKNNEISSMQKKEAKLDEENKRLRAELQALQKTYQKILREKESALEAKYQAMERAATFEHDRDKVKRQFKIFRETKEKEIQDLLRAKRDLESKLQQLQAQGIQVYDPNDSDSDDNQTTVTAAGTQCDYWTGGVLGSEPSMGSMMQLQQTFRGPEFAHSLIDIEGPFANVSRDDWDAAVASLLQVSPHVPQALWSNTVRCYLISTQETKAELEIFIKKHSPVLRRLCEGLGHFYLNVCFPEDTAASYAVERKQEIERSSVCVLLVKSTVSSSVVEDCEEAFVKNPDGHPLVLYLRTEEDHNLTGPTRQLLERVNAADKAAKVKVVDHSGSAEDGAYLIYAQLEKVIKQELLGLEGADVDSKDSGIEEGREEDSGDVLWDLHDEQEQIESYQQACSSTNSQLGFQKYIDRLNDMIAAPPPTPPLLVSGGPGSGKSLLLSKWIELQQKQSPNTLFLYHFVGRPLSTSSEPVLIIKRLTVKLLQHFWSISGLSMEPSKILEEFPRWLERLSARHQGNIIIIIDSIDQIQQAERHMKWLIDPLPVNVRVVVSVNVETCPQAWRLWPTLHLDPLSPREVRSVVNAECQTMDLKLAKDQEKKLERHCRSASTCNALYVTLLARMITSSSSCWSLEKSLEQCLQCQDTMSLYRLALKMTLNSLNNDRERHIMREILCLVCASHNGVSESEVQDLFPELELSVLSSLLYCLNRLCIVTLRCGLFRFHHLQAWEAVRLEFLGGGSNSATYREKLIHYFSQQLSHDRVTWRVADELPWLLQQQEDRTKLQLSLLNLFVSQNLYKRGHFSELLAYWQYVGKDKNSMATEYFDSLKHYEKSCESEDSMTKLANLYETLGRFLKDLGLPSQAVAPLQRSLEIRETALDPDHPSVARSLHQLAGVYVQWKKYGNAEQLYKQALEISENAYGAEHASVARELESLAMLYQKQNKYEQAEKLRKRSVKIRQKTARQKGHMYGFTLLRRRALQLEELTLGKDTADSAKTLNELGVLYYLQNNLDAAKVFLTRSLEMRQRVLGPDHPDCAQSLNNLAALHTERREYETAEDMYERALDIRKRALSPDHPSLAYTLKHLAMLYKRRGKLEKAVPLYELSLEIREKSFGPKHPSVATALVNLAVIYCQLKKHNDALPLYERALKVYEDSLGRSHPRVGETLKNLAVLSYEEGDFEKAAELYKRAMEIKEAEPSLVCGNAPSRHSSSGDTFSLRGPAPLPQAPR